The Leisingera sp. M658 genome segment TCGCGCTGACACGGGGGAAGCTGCCATGACGATCAACCGGCCCGCCCGCCCCCGCGCCCTGATTTCGCTGGTGCCGATGATCGACGTCATGCTGATCCTCCTGGTGTTCTTCATGGTGACCTCCACCTATCTGAACCTCGACATGATCCCGGCGGTGAAACCCTCCGAAGGCTCTGCCGCCAGTACTCAGTCCCCGGCCGGCACCCTGATGATCCGCCTTGGCGCCGATGGCGTGCCAGTGCTGCGTGGCACCGCGCTGGACGCCGAAACCCTCCGCGCCACCCTCTCCGCCGCTGTCGCTGAGGAACCCCTGACCCAAGTGGTGATCCTCCCCTCCGGCGCCGCCCGGACCCAGGCGCTGATCACCGTGATGGACAGCGCCGCCCTGGCCGGCGTCACCCGCCTGCGCGTGCTGCGGCTGGAAGCGGCGCCATGAAACTCAACCGGCCAGCCCGCAGCCCCCATTCGGAAACCATCATCGCCCTGATCGACGTGGTGTTTTTCCTCTTGGTGTTCTTCATGCTGATCGGCCGGATGGATGCCACCGCCCCGTTTGATGTGCGCCCCGCCACCGCCGCCACCGGCCGCGACATGCC includes the following:
- a CDS encoding biopolymer transporter ExbD, producing the protein MTINRPARPRALISLVPMIDVMLILLVFFMVTSTYLNLDMIPAVKPSEGSAASTQSPAGTLMIRLGADGVPVLRGTALDAETLRATLSAAVAEEPLTQVVILPSGAARTQALITVMDSAALAGVTRLRVLRLEAAP